The following proteins are co-located in the Hypomesus transpacificus isolate Combined female chromosome 23, fHypTra1, whole genome shotgun sequence genome:
- the LOC124485355 gene encoding glutamate decarboxylase 1 — protein sequence MAASAPSSSGGEPDPNSTNLRPPGSSYDAWCGVAHGCTRKLGMKICGFLQKNNNLEEKSRIVGSFQEQSSKNQLSCDNSDRDTRFRRTETDFSNLFARDLLPAKNGEEPTMQFMLEIVDILTNYVRKTFDRSTKVLDFHHPHQLLEGMEGFNLELSDQPESLEQILVDCRDTLKYGVRTGHPRFFNQLSTGLDIIGLAGEWLTSTANTNMFTYEIAPVFVLMEQLTLKKMREIVGWPNGEGDGIFSPGGAISNMYSVMIARYKFFPEVKTKGMTAAPRLVLFTSEHSHYSIKKASAALGFGTENLILLSTDERGRVIPADLEAKVLDAKKRGCVPMFVNATAGSTVYGAFDPINEIADICEKYNMWLHVDGAWGGGLLMSRQHRHKLSGVERANSVTWNPHKMMGVPLQCSAILVRERGVLEGCNSMCAGYLFQPDKQYDTTYDTGDKAIQCGRHVDIFKFWLMWKAKGTVGFEQHIDKCLDLSAYLYNKIKDREGYEMVFQGEPQHTNVCFWYIPPGMRGMPEGQERRERLHKVAPKIKAMMMESGTTMVGYQPQGDKVNFFRMVVSNPAATRSDIDFLTDEIERLGQDL from the exons ATGGCGGCGTCTGCACCTTCCTCATCTGGCGGCGAACCGGATCCCAACTCGACAAATTTACGACCACCAGGCTCAA GCTATGACGCCTGGTGTGGAGTTGCTCATGGATGTACTAGAAAACTGGGAATGAAGATATGTG GATTTTTGCAGAAAAATAACAATCTGGAGGAGAAGAGTCGGATTGTGGGTTCCTTCCAGGAACAGTCGTCGAAGAATCAGCTGTCTTGTGACAACAGCGACAGAGATACCCGTTTCAGACGCACCGAGACGGACTTCTCCAATCTATTCGCCAGAG ATTTATTGCCGGCCAAAAATGGAGAGGAACCAACCATGCAGTTTATGTTGGAGATTGTGGACATTCTCACCAACTATGTCCGCAAGACATTCGACAGATCCACCAAAGTGTTGGACTTCCACCACCCTCACCAGCTCCTGGAGGGCATGGAGGGCTTCAACCTGGAGCTCTCTGACCAACCAGAGTCCCTGGAGCAGATCCTGGTGGACTGCAGGGACACACTGAAATACGGAGTGAGGACAG GTCACCCTCGGTTCTTCAACCAGCTCTCCACAGGGCTGGACATCATTGGCTTGGCAGGAGAGTGGCTGACCTCCACAGCAAACACTAACAT GTTCACCTATGAGATCGCCCCGGTGTTTGTGCTCATGGAGCAACTGACCCTGAAGAAGATGAGGGAGATCGTGGGCTGGCCTAacggggagggagatgggatcTTTTCACCAG GAGGAGCTATCTCCAACATGTACAGTGTCATGATCGCCCGCTACAAGTTCTTCCCGGAGGTGAAGACCAAAGGCATGACGGCCGCGCCCAGACTGGTCCTGTTCACCTCGGAGCAC AGCCACTACTCCATAAAGAAGGCCAGTGCCGCTTTGGGCTTTGGAACCGAGAACCTGATTCTTCTGAGCACAGATGAGAG GGGAAGGGTCATCCCTGCTGATCTGGAAGCCAAGGTCCTGGATGCTAAGAAGAGG GGCTGTGTTCCAATGTTTGTGAACGCTACTGCTGGATCCACTGTGTATGGGGCGTTCGACCCCATCAACGAGATTGCAGACATCTGTGAGAAGTACAACATGTGGCTGCATGTAGAT gggGCGTGGGGAGGGGGTCTCCTGATGTCCAGGCAGCACAGGCACAAGCTGAGCGGGGTGGAGAG GGCGAACTCTGTCACCTGGAACCCTCACAAGATGATGGGCGTTCCTCTACAGTGCTCTGCTATCCTGGTCAGGGAAAGG GGAGTTCTAGAAGGCTGCAACTCCATGTGTGCAGGTTACCTCTTCCAGCCTGACAAACAGTATGACACCACATATGACACCGGTGACAAGGCCATCCAGTGTGGAAGACATGTGGACATCTTCAAGTTCTGGCTCATGTGGAAAGCAAAA GGAACAGTAGGGTTTGAACAGCACATTGACAAGTGCCTGGACCTGTCAGCGTATCTCTACAACAAAATCAAGGACCGAGAGGGCTACGAGATGGTCTTCCAGGGAGAG ccTCAGCACACCAACGTGTGTTTCTGGTACATTCCCCCGGGGATGCGCGGCATGCCTGAAGGGCAGGAGCGGAGGGAGAGGCTGCACAAG GTGGCGCCCAAGATCAAGGCCATGATGATGGAGTCGGGAACCACCATGGTGGGCTACCAGCCCCAAGGAGACAAGGTCAACTTCTTCCGTATGGTCGTCTCCAACCCCGCGGCCACGCGATCAGACATCGACTTCTTGACCGACGAGATCGAGAGACTTGGCCAGGACTTGTAA
- the sp5a gene encoding transcription factor Sp5a — MAAVAVLRTETLQAFLQDRTPNSSPENCKHSPLALLAATCNRIGHHHGSSPADFLQVPYDATLGSPSRIFHPWSSEGNHQSTLSSNSTFGLSSKSQLSAHIQSSFTAHHELPLTPPADPSYPYDFSPVKMLPCSMQSLQSTCPPTYVPAVSYAGPTSIPPAMSGFVTGHSGLVHQQQRQLSPNPGEDIPWWSLQQGNHVSHPSSLGPHRFQLQRGLVLGHTDFAQYQTQIAALLHTKSPLATARRCRRCRCPNCQSSTSNDEPGKKKQHICHIPGCGKVYGKTSHLKAHLRWHSGERPFVCNWLFCGKSFTRSDELQRHLRTHTGEKRFVCPDCCKRFMRSDHLAKHVKTHQNKKIKCHDKTLDHVKREEMRNML, encoded by the exons ATGGCAGCAGTGGCTGTGCTGAGGACAGAAACCCTCCAGGCTTTTCTTCAG GACCGTACTCCGAACTCCTCACCAGAGAACTGCAAGCACTCTCCCCTGGCGCTACTGGCTGCCACTTGTAACAGGATCGGACATCATCACGGATCAAGTCCTGCAGATTTCCTCCAGGTTCCCTATGACGCAACCTTAGGTTCCCCTTCGCGTATTTTCCACCCGTGGAGTAGCGAGGGGAATCATCAAAGCACTTTGTCCAGCAATTCAACTTTCGGACTATCCTCCAAATCCCAGCTCTCAGCGCACATCCAAAGCTCCTTTACAGCCCACCACGAGCTCCCTCTTACCCCTCCAGCGGACCCCTCATACCCCTATGACTTTTCCCCGGTGAAGATGTTGCCGTGCTCCATGCAGTCTTTACAGTCAACATGCCCACCCACGTACGTTCCCGCGGTTTCTTACGCAGGGCCAACTTCCATTCCGCCTGCCATGTCAGGTTTCGTTACGGGACATTCTGGCCTTGTGCACCAGCAACAGAGACAGCTGTCCCCAAACCCCGGGGAGGATATTCCGTGGTGGAGTCTTCAGCAGGGGAATCACGTCAGTCACCCGTCATCACTGGGTCCTCATCGGTTCCAGCTGCAGAGGGGGTTGGTGCTGGGACATACAGACTTCGCGCAGTATCAGACACAGATCGCTGCCCTCCTTCACACCAAATCGCCCCTCGCTACTGCCCGCCGATGCCGTCGATGCAGGTGCCCAAACTGCCAATCCTCGACCTCGAACGACGAACCCGGGAAGAAAAAGCAACACATATGCCACATTCCAGGCTGCGGGAAAGTTTATGGCAAAACTTCCCACCTCAAAGCGCACCTCAGGTGGCATTCTGGAGAGCGCCCGTTTGTTTGTAACTGGCTTTTCTGTGGCAAGAGCTTCACCAGGTCGGACGAGCTGCAGAGGCACTTGAGGACCCACACGGGGGAGAAGCGCTTTGTTTGCCCGGACTGCTGCAAGAGGTTCATGAGGAGTGACCATTTGGCAAAACATGTCAAAACTCACCAGAACAAAAAAATTAAGTGTCACGACAAGACGCTTGATCACGTCAAAAGGGAAGAAATGAGGAATATGTTGTAA